A region of the Muricauda sp. MAR_2010_75 genome:
GTTTGGCTTTTATCCAGGATAACATCCAACCGCAGGCATTCAAAACGTGGTTTGAACCTATCAAGCCCATCAAGTTAACAGACAAAGCGCTCAGCATTCAGGTGCCCAGCAAGTTTTTTTACGAGTGGCTTGAAGAGCATTATGTAAAACTTTTAAAGGTGGCCTTGACCCGGGAATTGGGAAACAATGCCAAACTCATTTATATTATAAAAATGGAAAATAAGTACGGGAACAAGGAACCGTTCACAGAGCAGATTCCAAGCTCTAACCGTACCGCTGTAGGACCTCAGGAATTGGATGTACCCATTACCTCCAAAAGTCCCGAGCTAAAAAATCCCTTTGTGATTCCTGGTATTCGAAACATTAAAATTGAATCCCAGTTAAATCCCAATTATAATTTTGACAATTTTTTGGAAGGAGACTCCAACCGATTGGCCCGTTCTGCTGGAATGGCGGTGGCCAACAAACCGGGCGGAACATCCTTTAATCCGCTGTTGGTATTTGGAGGCGTTGGTCTTGGAAAGACACACTTGGCACATGCCATTGGGGTGGAAATCAAAGATAAATATCCTGAAAAAACGGTGCTCTATATCTCTGCGGAGAAGTTCACCCAACAATATATAGAATCGGTAAAGAAGAATACCCGTAACGATTTCATCCATTTTTACCAATTGATAGATGTGCTCATTATTGATGATGTGCAGTTCCTGTCCGGTAAGTCTGGAACCCAGGATGTGTTCTTCCACATTTTTAACCATCTGCACCAAAATGGCAAGCAAGTTATTTTGACCTCGGACAAAGCTCCGGTGGATATGCAGGATATTGAACAGCGATTACTATCACGATTCAAATGGGGGCTTTCCGCCGAATTGCAAAGCCCTGATTATGAGACCCGTGTTTCCATTTTGAAGAACAAATTGTATCGGGATGGTGTGGAAATGCCCGAAGATATTATTGACCATGTGGCCAAGAACATCAAGACCAACATTCGCGAACTGGAAGGTGCCATTATCTCATTGATTGCACAATCTTCGTTCAACAAGCGTGAGGTTACCCTGGAATTGGCACAGCAAGTAGTCGAAAAGTTTGTGAAGAACACCAAGCGTGAGGTTTCCATAGACTACATTCAAAAAGTGGTTTCTGACTATTTTGAGATGGATGTGGCAACCCTTCAATCCAAAACCCGTAAGCGACATATTGTACA
Encoded here:
- the dnaA gene encoding chromosomal replication initiator protein DnaA is translated as MSVTANSVWNNCLAFIQDNIQPQAFKTWFEPIKPIKLTDKALSIQVPSKFFYEWLEEHYVKLLKVALTRELGNNAKLIYIIKMENKYGNKEPFTEQIPSSNRTAVGPQELDVPITSKSPELKNPFVIPGIRNIKIESQLNPNYNFDNFLEGDSNRLARSAGMAVANKPGGTSFNPLLVFGGVGLGKTHLAHAIGVEIKDKYPEKTVLYISAEKFTQQYIESVKKNTRNDFIHFYQLIDVLIIDDVQFLSGKSGTQDVFFHIFNHLHQNGKQVILTSDKAPVDMQDIEQRLLSRFKWGLSAELQSPDYETRVSILKNKLYRDGVEMPEDIIDHVAKNIKTNIRELEGAIISLIAQSSFNKREVTLELAQQVVEKFVKNTKREVSIDYIQKVVSDYFEMDVATLQSKTRKRHIVQARQLAMFFAKKFTKASLASIGSQIGKRDHATVLHACKTVDNLAETDKQFRKYIEDLNKKFS